One window of Desulfarculus baarsii DSM 2075 genomic DNA carries:
- a CDS encoding PaaI family thioesterase, with protein MPQEETDRQRTVTWEDPAITVKAMGDHGGLEWLGLLKDGSLPRPPIGALLGYRLKDFGPGWALFEMDDGQWLYNPIGMIHGGALATLMDSAMGCAVHSTLPKGVGYSTIEFKVNFVHPVKSGVGRVFAEAKAIHVGKSIATAEATVKDGQGRLYAHAVCTCMILRAQKA; from the coding sequence ATGCCGCAAGAGGAAACCGATCGTCAGCGCACCGTGACCTGGGAAGACCCGGCCATCACCGTCAAAGCCATGGGCGACCATGGCGGGCTGGAATGGCTGGGGCTGCTCAAGGATGGTTCGTTGCCCCGGCCGCCCATCGGCGCGCTTTTGGGCTATCGCCTTAAGGATTTCGGGCCGGGCTGGGCCCTATTCGAGATGGATGACGGCCAGTGGCTCTACAACCCCATCGGCATGATCCATGGCGGAGCCCTGGCCACGCTGATGGATTCGGCCATGGGCTGCGCGGTGCACTCCACCCTGCCCAAGGGCGTGGGTTATTCCACCATCGAGTTCAAGGTGAATTTCGTGCACCCGGTAAAAAGCGGCGTGGGCCGGGTGTTCGCCGAGGCCAAGGCCATTCATGTCGGCAAGAGCATCGCCACGGCCGAGGCCACCGTCAAGGATGGCCAGGGCCGGCTCTACGCCCACGCCGTATGCACCTGCATGATCTTGCGGGCCCAAAAAGCCTAG